The genomic region TTAGTCCCGATTACATTTTCGGCGCGGGAGCACTCGACCAGTGAGCTATTACGCACTCTTTAAAGGGTGGCTGCTTCTAAGCCAACCTCCTGGTTGTATATGCACCCCCACATCCTTTGCCACTTAGCATGAACTTTGGGGCCTTAAACGACGGTCTGGGCTGTTTCCCTTTTGACCACGGAGCTTATCCCCCGTAGTCTGACTGCCAGTCTCTGGAGTTACGGTATTCGAAGTTTGATAGGGTTTGGTAAGCTTGTGGGCCCCCTAGTCCTTTCAGAGCTCTACCCCCGCAACTAAACAACTGACGCTAGGCCTAAACCTATTTCGGAGAGAACCAGCTATCGCCTGCCTTGATAGGCCTTTCACCCCTATCCACACCTCATCCCAATTCTTTTCAACGAAAAAGGGTTCGGTCCTCCAGTGAGTTTTACCCCACCTTCAACCTGGACATGGATAGCTCGACAGGCTTCGGGTCTATTCCACGCTACTTAAACGCCCTATTCAGACTCGCTTTCGCTTCGCCTACGGCATCTCACTGCCTTAAGCTTGCAACGTAAAATAACTCGCCGGCTCATTCTACAAAAGGCACACCATGACCCGTTAAAGGGCTCTGATACCTTGTAAGCATACGGTTTCAGGTACTATTTCACTCCGGTCCCCCGGTACTTTTCACCTTTCCCTCGCGGTACTTGTTCACTATCGGTCATCAGGTACTGTTTAGCCTTACGGGGTGGTCCCCGCAGATTCCCACAGAATTACACGTGTTCCGTGGTACTCAGGATACTGGCCAAAGGCACAAAATTTTCGCTTACGGGACTTTCACCCCCTATGGTCGGCTTTTCCAAAACCGTTCTGCTAATCTTGTGCTTGGTAACTTTGCGGAGCATTCTAATCTACTCCTGCCAGTCCTACAACCCCTCTGCTACAGCGAATTAGATCTGTAACGTAGGCAGAGGTTTAGGCTACATCCGCGTTCGCTCACCGCTACTGACGGAATCATTGTTATTTTCTTTTATTCCGGGTACTAAGATGTTTCAATTCCCCGACTTAGCTCGCATTTGCGTTCTCAGTTATTCACTGAGAGGGTTGCCCCATTCGGAAATCAACGGATCAAAGCTTGCTTACAACTCCCCGTTGCTTATCGCAGAAAGCCACGTCCTTCATCGCGTCCTGATGCCCGGGCATCCCCCGTACGCCCTTTCTTACTTGACCATATTACGAAACAAATAACGTCTCCGTTATCCGCTTTGAAGTCAGCATCCAAGGGCTATCTCCTCACCTAAGAGAAGAAGCATTTGTTAAACCTGTAGAATGATGTGTAGCTGTAAAAATTTTTGAAATTACCGATCTCGTTCGAGATATGTATGTCGCCCGAATCTCGTTACAGTGGGCAACATCAACTCAATCAAAATTGTCTTTGCTAATCTTTACATTTTTGTGTTCTCAAGAGCACCTCTACTCTCAAGAACCTCTCTATCGCAGTATATATGTTGTTAAAGAACTATCGCGTTTCCCGAGGTCGAATCTTTTAACCCGGTCTGTCAAAAATGACAAACGAAGAAAAGAAGCAACTTAGTTGTTCGCTACCTGCTGTCTCATTTCTGAAACAGCCGTAAGAACCAAAGTATAAATCACTTCTACCTAGTCAAATAGAATTTATAAAAATTCTTCACTTTTCGGAGAATTCGATTTGTGACAAAGTTTGATGATTATGTCTCATCGAATTTGATTCTTTGTTTTGGATAAGAATTGAAATCTCTTCTTCTTTTGGGGGATGGATATTTTTTTTGTCGCTTTGGTTTTGTTTCGGAAGAATTGAGTGGAATGGTCTGGACGTGCGGCTGGTTTCTCAGAGGACATAAGATTTTTTCGAGATTTTTAGTGGGTCGGTAAACCGTCCACTTCTACAAAATCCTCGTTTACAGAAGAAATTCAGCGCACTTGCAAAGCGCACGTTTTCCATTCTCCCTTAATCCTGCGCGCTTCGTTGAGAACAAACAAGAATGGGTCGGTAGACCAGCCACCCTTTACCACGATAAAATCTAAAAGTTCGACAAAAGGAAAAATCCTTGTTCGCGAAAACGAGACTACCATGCTGTCAGAAAACGATGCAACTCAAGAGATCCCTCAACCTGTTCGATTCCATTTCACTCATGTTCAGCTCTATGGTTGGACCGGGAATCTTTATCACGACGGGATACATCTTGCATCAAGTTCCGAATCCGAACATCGTATTGCTCGCGTGGATCCTCGGAGGATTTCTCGCGGTGGCGGGAGCGATGTCTTACGCAAAGTCCGCGTCCCTCTTCCCTTACGCGGGAGGAGATTACGTTTATCTAAAGGAAGCGTATTCGCCGATCGTAGCGTTTGCAAGCGGATGGTTATCTTTATCGATCAACTTTTCCGCCTCGATCTCCTTATCTGCATTAGCATTTTCTAAATCGTTTTTTTCCTTAATCAATCCTTCCTGGGATATTTACTTTTACGAATTTCCATTTTTAGGACTTACGATATCTATCGGAACCGCTCAAATGTTGGCGATGGGTGCGATTCTCCTCTTTACAATCATCAACTTTTTCGGAATCTCAACGGCATCGAGAATTCAAAACCTATTTACGGGAGTGAAAATTCTCGGGTTGATTTCTTTCGTCGTATTAGGATTTATCATCGGAAATTACGAGACTTCCCGATTTCAATCCTACTCCTTGTTTCCTTCCGGTTTGGGAGGATTTGAACTTCTACTTGCGGGAGTGATTCCGGTAACGTATTCCTATCTCGGATGGAACATGATCACATACGTCGCCGAAGAAGTAAAAGATCCGGATAAGAATATCTACAAAGCGGTTTTGTATTCCTGCGCGTTAGTCACCACGCTCTACATTCTCATGAATTTTCTTTTTTTAAGTTCCGGCACGATCTCCGAATTATCGGGAGATAAGATCGGAATCACCGCCTCATCGGCGTTATTCGGACCCAAGGCCACGATCTTTATCACCGCGTTTATCTGTTGGGCCTTTCTCGGATCCATCTCCGCTTATATCATCGGCGGCTCGAGAATTTATTTTGCAATGGCGCGAGACGGATTCTTTTTTCCGAATATGGCGAAACTACATCCGAAACACAAAAGCCCTTACATGTCTCTTTTATTTCAATGCGGATACGCCTGTTTGTTCTGTTTCGTAAAGGAAATCGAAAGTCTTCTTTACCTAATCACTTGTTCCACTCTGTTGCTCGCGACGATCACCGCCTACACTCCGATTCTTTTTGAAAAAAGACATTACAAATTGAAGTTTAGAATACCGGGATATCCTTATACGACTTATATCTACATAGCGTCTAACGTGGGAATTATTGCGACATTGCTCTGGAACAAACCGACCGAAGCGTTTTGGGGAATCGGCTTTACTCTTCTTTCCGTTCCCATGTATTATTATTTTAAAACGACACAGAGTTCTCAACGACAAGCCCCGGTTCCGCTCGACAACGAATCTCCCGAACTTTTGGCGACAAGCCTTCTTCCCGAAAACGAACCCGTTCCCGTAACAAGCGGAGAACCATAGAACTTAGTTCTCGTTTCTTCCTTGAAGGCAAAGAATCGGCTCAGACTTCATTCTTATTTGGGAATTCTTTCCATTCTCTTTTTAAGTTTTAGAATTTTTCTTTCTCTCGTTTCATTTCCTTCCTCGGTTGCGTCTTCGTTTTCATTTTTGATTTCAACGCAAGAGATCGCGCTCCTTTCCGGAAAGATCGGAATCGTCCTCGGTTTGTTCGCATTCTTAACAGGAGCCGGTCTCGGTAAATATATGTTCGTTCAAAATTCCGAATATACCGAAATTCATATCATTCTTCTGTTGGCGGGTTTGGCCTTGCAGATTCCGAGCATCTCCGAAAATCATTCCAACTTTTACGCAAATCTCGTCGCTTGGATCAGCTATCCTCTTCTGATCGCGGGTTGGATTTACGGAAGAAGAATCCGTCGCAAACGAAAATAGCCCCGATTCTTTTCGAAATCGGCAACGTCTTCTTTCAAAAAGATTCTTTATTCCATTGCAAAAATTATAAACCGTTTCAGATTGCCTCCTCAGTTTAAGGAGAAGTTATGGACTTCAATTTATCAGAAGATGAACTTTTGTTCATCAATTCGTTTTCCGATTTTTGTAAAAAAGAAATCGAACCGTTTGCGGAAGAAGCGGATCGTAAAAAGGAAATTCCAAGATCTCATTTTCATAAACTTGCACAGGTAGGTTATATCGGTTTGCCGCACGAGGAACAATACGGCGGCTCGAACGCGGGAACGTTTCAATCCTTGATCGCGATGCAAACTTTAGGAAAGGCTTGCGGCTCCACGTTTTTTTCCGTGGGCGCTTCGGGCGGTTTGTTCGGCTTGCCCCTTCTTCATTTCGGAACCGAAGAACAAAAAAGAAAGTATTTACCTTCCATCAACGCCGGAACCAAGATCGGTTCTCTCGGAATCACGGAACCCGATTCCGGCTCGGACGTTTCTTCGATTCGAACGGTCGCGAAAGAAATTTCCAAAGGTGTATATCAACTCTCTGGACAAAAAACGTACATCACGAATTCTCCGATCGCGGACGATTGTTTGGTTCTTGCGAGGGTTCAGGATTTAAACGGAAAAGAAAAAGGGCTTACGCATTTTTTCGTCGATCTGAATTCCAAAGGAGTTCAAAGATCCGCGCCGATGGAGAAGTTAGGTCTAAAGGCTTCGCCCACGGGCGCTTTGTTTTTCGAAGACGTGGAAGTTTCTTCGGAGGACATTCTCGGTTCGCTCGGAAAAGGTTTTAGACAAACCATGCAAACGTTCAACATGGAAAGAATTTCTCTCGCCGCGTGGTCCATCGGTTTGATGGAATCTTGTTTAGAAGAATCGAAAGCGTTCGCTTCGACGAGAAAAAGTTTCGGCAAGTCGATCGCACAACATCAATCGGTGGGAAATCTTCTCGCGGAAATTTATACGAAACTCGAAGCGTCCCGCTGGTTTACATACAACGTAGCCTGGGAAATGGAACAAGCAGATTCATTAGGAAAAGGGAATATGCATCTTTCCGGAAAATGCGCGTCCTGCAAGTTGTTCGCGACCACTTCCGCAAGAGAAGTGACCAATCTCGCGGTTCAAATCCACGGAGGCGCGGGTTTTATGGAAGAATACAAAGTCTCCAGACTTTACAGGGACGTGCGCCTCGGCGAAATCGGAGGCGGAACGAGCGAGATTCAAAAGCTGATCATTGCAGGAAGCATTATGAAAAGCTCATAAACTTCCCTTCTTGGCTCCGTTCGGATTTTCGATCATTTCCTTCAAGTAAGAATGGATTTCCGGATCGTTGTCCTGTATGAGCTGCCAAAAGGAGAATCCTCGGATCTTGTATTTTTTCAACAGATTCATCTTGGTTTCGAAGGATCGTTTGTTCATATAAAACGCGACTCGGTCGCAA from Leptospira kmetyi serovar Malaysia str. Bejo-Iso9 harbors:
- a CDS encoding APC family permease, yielding MFSSMVGPGIFITTGYILHQVPNPNIVLLAWILGGFLAVAGAMSYAKSASLFPYAGGDYVYLKEAYSPIVAFASGWLSLSINFSASISLSALAFSKSFFSLINPSWDIYFYEFPFLGLTISIGTAQMLAMGAILLFTIINFFGISTASRIQNLFTGVKILGLISFVVLGFIIGNYETSRFQSYSLFPSGLGGFELLLAGVIPVTYSYLGWNMITYVAEEVKDPDKNIYKAVLYSCALVTTLYILMNFLFLSSGTISELSGDKIGITASSALFGPKATIFITAFICWAFLGSISAYIIGGSRIYFAMARDGFFFPNMAKLHPKHKSPYMSLLFQCGYACLFCFVKEIESLLYLITCSTLLLATITAYTPILFEKRHYKLKFRIPGYPYTTYIYIASNVGIIATLLWNKPTEAFWGIGFTLLSVPMYYYFKTTQSSQRQAPVPLDNESPELLATSLLPENEPVPVTSGEP
- a CDS encoding acyl-CoA dehydrogenase family protein; this encodes MDFNLSEDELLFINSFSDFCKKEIEPFAEEADRKKEIPRSHFHKLAQVGYIGLPHEEQYGGSNAGTFQSLIAMQTLGKACGSTFFSVGASGGLFGLPLLHFGTEEQKRKYLPSINAGTKIGSLGITEPDSGSDVSSIRTVAKEISKGVYQLSGQKTYITNSPIADDCLVLARVQDLNGKEKGLTHFFVDLNSKGVQRSAPMEKLGLKASPTGALFFEDVEVSSEDILGSLGKGFRQTMQTFNMERISLAAWSIGLMESCLEESKAFASTRKSFGKSIAQHQSVGNLLAEIYTKLEASRWFTYNVAWEMEQADSLGKGNMHLSGKCASCKLFATTSAREVTNLAVQIHGGAGFMEEYKVSRLYRDVRLGEIGGGTSEIQKLIIAGSIMKSS